A genomic window from Bos javanicus breed banteng chromosome 13, ARS-OSU_banteng_1.0, whole genome shotgun sequence includes:
- the PHYH gene encoding phytanoyl-CoA dioxygenase, peroxisomal, translated as MDRNRASARLTVLLRHLGCRSAGTIIAHHTSGVGSLASFHPQQFQYTRENNVLSLEQRKFYEENGFLVIKNLVSDADIQRFRNEFERICRKEVKPLGLLVMRDVTITKSEYVPSEKVVSKVQDFQEDEELFRYCTLPEILKYVECFTGPNIMAMHTMLINKPPDSGKKTSRHPLHQDLHYFPFRPSNSIVCAWTAMEHIDRNNGCLVVLPGTHKGPLQPHDYPQWEGGVNIMFHGIQDYDKNNARVHLVMEKGDTVFFHPLLIHGSGRNKSQGFRKAISCHFADANCHYIDVEGTSQENIEKEVVDIVRKKHGFKDVTLKDVWTFRGRVVKGERINL; from the exons ATAGCTCACCACACTTCGGGGGTTGGTTCTCTTGCCAGTTTCCATCCTCAACAATTCCA gtATACCCGGGAGAATAATGTTCTAAGCCTAGAACAGAGaaaattttatgaagaaaatggATTTCTTGTCATTAAAAATTTGGTGTCTGATGCTGATATTCAACGCTTTAG GAATGAGTTTGAAAGAATCTGCAGAAAGGAGGTGAAACCATTGGGATTGTTGGTGATGAGAGATGTCACCATCACAAAATCAGAATATGTGCCAAGTGAGAAAGTGGTTTCCAAGGTCCAAGATTTCCAAGAAGATGAGGAACTCTTCAGATACTGCACCCTCCCTGAG ATTCTGAAATATGTGGAGTGCTTCACTGGACCCAATATTATGGCCATGCATACAATGCTGATAAACAAACCTCCAGATTCTG GAAAGAAGACATCCCGTCATCCCTTGCACCAGGATCTGCACTATTTCCCCTTCAGGCCCAGCAATAGCATCGTTTGTGCCTGGACAGCCATGGAGCACATTGACCGGAACAATGGCTGTCTGGTTGTGCTCCCAGGGACACACAAAGgccccttgcaaccccatgattatCCCCAGTGGGAG GGAGGAGTCAACATCATGTTCCACGGGATCCAGGACTATGACAAAAACAACGCCCGGGTGCACTTGGTGATGGAGAAGGGAGACACCGTCTTCTTTCACCCTTTGCTCATCCATGGATCTGGTCGGAACAAAAGTCAAGGATTCCGGAAG GCAATTTCCTGCCATTTTGCGGATGCCAACTGTCACTACATAGATGTGGAGGGCACCAGTCAAGAAAACATTGAAAAGGAAGTTGTCGATATAGTCAGGAAAAAGCATGGATTTAAAGACGTCACTCTGAAG GATGTTTGGACATTTCGAGGGCGTGTTGTGAAAGGAGAAAGAATCAACCTTTGA